GGGCGGGGCATGTGGGCCGAGTGGCAGGTGGGGCAGCCCACCTGCCTCTCCGCCCCCAACAAGTGCCCCCCGGTCTCCCAGTGGACATCAGCCCGGCGAAGGTCCTCGCGCGAGGGCGTGGGCACGTCATAGAAGCGGTCCGGCCCGTGAAAGCTCATCTCCCAGGGCTTGCCCCGCACGCGGTCCAGCCCGCTCTCCCGCACGGGCATCCCCACCGGGTGGGCCCAATTCGAAAGGCCCCGATCCTCCACGGCGGTCCATCGCCCCCTCCCGGCACCTCCCTGGCCGCTGTGGCACTTCTGGCAGAGGTCCGCCAGGGGAGCCTTCAGGAAGGGGGGGTTCTGGTCCGCGTGGGGGTCGTGGCAGGAGTTGCAGTCGAGCCGCTGGGGCGGGTTGGCGGGGTCGGCCACCCGCACCAGGCCGCTTGCGTACACTGAGGCCGCCGTCTCGAGCCCTCCCGTGAGGACCCCGAGCCGGGCGATCTCGAAGCCGTGGGACCGAGTGAGCGCCTCAAGCCCCATCGAGCCGTCGGGGGCCTCCACCAGCGCCGTGGGAACCACCGTGCCGTCATGGCACGAGTAGCAGAAGCTCCCGATGGGCCCCAAGCCCTCCCCCGTGCCGGCCCGGGCGAACAGCCCCACCTCCGCCTGGGCCCCGTGGGGCACGTGGCAGTAGGCGCATACCCCCTGGTCGCCGAAGAGGCCGTACAGCCGCATGTCGTGGTGGGTCCCCTCCACAGCCGCCCCGGACGCGCCGGGTAGCACCAGTGTCGCAGCCGCCACCAGTGCCGCCACGCGTATCATGCGGCCGCGTACATGCTCCGTGCTTGCCATACCTACCTCCCCGCGCCCTTCCTGCCCCAATGCGACTCAATGGAAGGGCCGAGCCATACTCGGTCGCGCTCTTCCATTTGCATCTGGTCAAACGCTAACCCCGCGGCGCCTCCTGACGCAAGGAAGGACTCGGGGGATGCGGCCCCTGGGAAGATCCACCTGGCCCCGTCACCGCGAAAACCTTGCCACTCGAAGCCTGCCGAGCCGGTCGGCACAGCCAAAC
This window of the Thermodesulfobacteriota bacterium genome carries:
- a CDS encoding cytochrome c3 family protein — translated: MIRVAALVAAATLVLPGASGAAVEGTHHDMRLYGLFGDQGVCAYCHVPHGAQAEVGLFARAGTGEGLGPIGSFCYSCHDGTVVPTALVEAPDGSMGLEALTRSHGFEIARLGVLTGGLETAASVYASGLVRVADPANPPQRLDCNSCHDPHADQNPPFLKAPLADLCQKCHSGQGGAGRGRWTAVEDRGLSNWAHPVGMPVRESGLDRVRGKPWEMSFHGPDRFYDVPTPSREDLRRADVHWETGGHLLGAERQVGCPTCHSAHMPRPGLLASAGAASGEVMLCTGCHTDGLNRENPGATPYYHPVFESSLPPYVHDHASHGVVVDNPNIPSTGTMDLFVTLPKDWPLGGRSQLLCQTCHRAHRGVAGARVLRRGPQNALVACNECHGMGEQTAAVNRHHPTGNKNYTDPAVAGFPLELGWRRGVGLPGDLTDGLQCVDCHVELAKSAHNW